The following are encoded together in the Gadus chalcogrammus isolate NIFS_2021 chromosome 2, NIFS_Gcha_1.0, whole genome shotgun sequence genome:
- the tlk2 gene encoding serine/threonine-protein kinase tousled-like 2 isoform X1: MMEELHSLDPRRQELLEARFTGVGVAKGSGQNESSNQSLCSVGSLSDRELETPEKKVNDQRSRKRKADPFDGTPGKAGARGHKISDYFEFAGGSGPGTSPARGVPPVARSSPQHSHSNPPVTVQQGSPSSMGSANTEQLTCSLKSVTLQLFHKATQSDLTIEKLTAMENNKNSDLEKKEGRIDDLLRANCDLRRQIDEQQRMLERYKERLNKCVTMSKKLLIEKSKQEKMACRDKSMQDRLRLGHFTTVRHGASFTEQWTDGYAFQNLIKQQERINSQREDIERQRKLLAKRKPPSMAQTPPLSLEPNKRKSKANGAESEALSQAEYHEQEEIFKLRLGHLKKEEAEIQAELERLERVRNLHIRELKRIHNEDNSQFKDHPTLNDRYLLLHLLGRGGFSEVYKAFDLTEQRYVAVKIHQLNKNWRDEKKENYHKHACREYRIHKELDHPRIVRLYDYFSLDTDSFCTVLEYCEGNDLDFYLKQHKLMSEKEGRSIIMQIVNALKYLNEIRPPIIHYDLKPGNILLVNGTACGEIKITDFGLSKIMDDDSYNSVDGMELTSQGAGTYWYLPPECFVVGKEPPKISSKVDVWSVGVIFYQCLYGRKPFGHNQSQQDILQENTILKATEVQFPPKPVVTPEAKAFIKRCLVYRKEDRIDVHQLASDPFLMPHIRKSVASSGGSGTAMASTSSSSNSSASN; the protein is encoded by the exons ATGATGGAAGAACTGCATAGCCTGGACCCCCGGCggcaggagctgctggaggcgCGATTTACTGGCGTTGGTGTAGCTAAG GGTTCTGGACAAAATGAGTCATCGAATCAGAGTCTGTGCAGTGTGGGCTCTCTCAGTGATAGAGAGCTGGAG ACTCCAGAAAAGAAAGTGAACGATCAGAGGTCAAGAAAACGGAAAGCAGACCCTTTCGACGGCACACCAG GCAAAGCAGGCGCAAGGGGACACAAGATTAGTGACTACTTTGAG TTTGCGGGAGGCAGTGGCCCTGGTACCAGTCCTGCCAGGGGGGTTCCCCCAGTGGCTCGCTCTTCCCCCCAGCATTCCCACTCCAACCCCCCTGTCACG GTGCAGCAAGGAAGTCCCTCATCTATGGGTTCAGCTAACACTGAGCAATTAACGTGTTCTCTGAAATCTGTCACTCTGCAGTTGTTTCACAAAGCCACACAG TCCGACCTTACGATAGAGAAGCTAACTGCAATGGAGAACAACAAGAACTCTGACCTTGAAAAGAAAGAGGGAAGAATTGATGATCTGTTGCGG GCGAACTGTGACCTACGGCGGCAGATAGACGAGCAGCAGCGCATGCTGGAGCGATACAAGGAGCGTCTCAACAAGTGTGTGACTATGTCCAAGAAGCTGCTGATTGAGAAG TCAAAGCAAGAGAAAATGGCCTGCCGAGACAAGAGCATGCAGGACCGGCTTCGGCTGGGCCACTTCACCACCGTCCGACACGGGGCCTCCTTCACAGAACAGTGGACGGACGGATACGCCTTCCAGAACCTCATCAA GCAGCAGGAGAGGATCAACTCTCAGCGAGAGGACATCGAGAGGCAGCGGAAGCTCCTGGCCAAGCGCAAGCCGCCCTCCATGGCCCAGACTCCACCCCTGAGCCTGGAGCCCAACAAACGCAAGAGCAAGGCCAACGGGGCAGAGAGCGAAGC GTTATCACAGGCAGAGTACCACGAACAGGAGGAGATCTTTAAACTGAGATTAGGGCATCTCAAAAAG GAGGAGGCTGAGATCCAGGCAGAGCTGGAGAGGCTGGAACGTGTCCGGAACCTGCACATTAGGGAGCTAAAGAGAATCCACAACGAAGACAACTCACA ATTCAAAGATCATCCGACCCTCAACGACCGCTACCTGCTGCTCCACCTTCTCGGGCGAGGTGGCTTCAGTGAAGTTTATAAG GCATTTGACCTGACAGAACAGCGGTACGTCGCGGTCAAAATCCACCAGCTGAACAAGAACTGGAGGGACGAGAAGAAGGAGAACTATCACAA ACATGCGTGCCGGGAGTATAGAATTCACAAAGAGCTTGATCACCCGCGGATAGTCCGCCTCTACGACTACTTTTCACTTGACACCGACTC GTTCTGCACGGTGCTGGAGTATTGCGAGGGGAACGACCTTGACTTCTACCTGAAGCAGCACAAGCTCATGTCGGAGAAGGAGGGCCGCTCCATCATAATGCAGATCGTCAACGCCCTCAAGTATCTGAACGAGATCCGACCGCCCATCATCCACTATGACCTCAAACCAG GTAACATCCTTCTGGTGAACGGAACGGCCTGTGGAGAGATCAAAATCACAGACTTCGGCCTGTCCAAGATCATGGATGATGACAGTTACAACTCTGTTGACGGCATGGAGCTGACGTCCCAAGGAGCAGGCACATACTG GTACCTGCCCCCAGAGTGCTTTGTGGTTGGCAAGGAGCCTCCTAAAATATCCAGCAAGGTGGATGTGTGGTCAGTGGGAGTCATATTCTACCAGTGCTTGTATGGTCGCAAG CCTTTCGGTCACAACCAGTCCCAGCAGGACATCCTGCAGGAAAACACAATACTGAAGGCAACCGAGGTGCAGTTCCCCCCAAAGCCAGTAGTCACACCTGAAGCAAAG GCCTTTATAAAGCGCTGCCTGGTCTATCGCAAAGAGGACCGCATCGACGTGCACCAGCTGGCCAGTGACCCCTTTCTCATGCCCCATATCCGCAAGTCGGTGGCCTCCTCGGGAGGCTCGGGCACCGCCATGgcgtccacctccagctcctccaacaGCAGTGCTTCAAACTGA
- the tlk2 gene encoding serine/threonine-protein kinase tousled-like 2 isoform X2 — protein MMEELHSLDPRRQELLEARFTGVGVAKGSGQNESSNQSLCSVGSLSDRELETPEKKVNDQRSRKRKADPFDGTPGKAGARGHKISDYFEVQQGSPSSMGSANTEQLTCSLKSVTLQLFHKATQSDLTIEKLTAMENNKNSDLEKKEGRIDDLLRANCDLRRQIDEQQRMLERYKERLNKCVTMSKKLLIEKSKQEKMACRDKSMQDRLRLGHFTTVRHGASFTEQWTDGYAFQNLIKQQERINSQREDIERQRKLLAKRKPPSMAQTPPLSLEPNKRKSKANGAESEALSQAEYHEQEEIFKLRLGHLKKEEAEIQAELERLERVRNLHIRELKRIHNEDNSQFKDHPTLNDRYLLLHLLGRGGFSEVYKAFDLTEQRYVAVKIHQLNKNWRDEKKENYHKHACREYRIHKELDHPRIVRLYDYFSLDTDSFCTVLEYCEGNDLDFYLKQHKLMSEKEGRSIIMQIVNALKYLNEIRPPIIHYDLKPGNILLVNGTACGEIKITDFGLSKIMDDDSYNSVDGMELTSQGAGTYWYLPPECFVVGKEPPKISSKVDVWSVGVIFYQCLYGRKPFGHNQSQQDILQENTILKATEVQFPPKPVVTPEAKAFIKRCLVYRKEDRIDVHQLASDPFLMPHIRKSVASSGGSGTAMASTSSSSNSSASN, from the exons ATGATGGAAGAACTGCATAGCCTGGACCCCCGGCggcaggagctgctggaggcgCGATTTACTGGCGTTGGTGTAGCTAAG GGTTCTGGACAAAATGAGTCATCGAATCAGAGTCTGTGCAGTGTGGGCTCTCTCAGTGATAGAGAGCTGGAG ACTCCAGAAAAGAAAGTGAACGATCAGAGGTCAAGAAAACGGAAAGCAGACCCTTTCGACGGCACACCAG GCAAAGCAGGCGCAAGGGGACACAAGATTAGTGACTACTTTGAG GTGCAGCAAGGAAGTCCCTCATCTATGGGTTCAGCTAACACTGAGCAATTAACGTGTTCTCTGAAATCTGTCACTCTGCAGTTGTTTCACAAAGCCACACAG TCCGACCTTACGATAGAGAAGCTAACTGCAATGGAGAACAACAAGAACTCTGACCTTGAAAAGAAAGAGGGAAGAATTGATGATCTGTTGCGG GCGAACTGTGACCTACGGCGGCAGATAGACGAGCAGCAGCGCATGCTGGAGCGATACAAGGAGCGTCTCAACAAGTGTGTGACTATGTCCAAGAAGCTGCTGATTGAGAAG TCAAAGCAAGAGAAAATGGCCTGCCGAGACAAGAGCATGCAGGACCGGCTTCGGCTGGGCCACTTCACCACCGTCCGACACGGGGCCTCCTTCACAGAACAGTGGACGGACGGATACGCCTTCCAGAACCTCATCAA GCAGCAGGAGAGGATCAACTCTCAGCGAGAGGACATCGAGAGGCAGCGGAAGCTCCTGGCCAAGCGCAAGCCGCCCTCCATGGCCCAGACTCCACCCCTGAGCCTGGAGCCCAACAAACGCAAGAGCAAGGCCAACGGGGCAGAGAGCGAAGC GTTATCACAGGCAGAGTACCACGAACAGGAGGAGATCTTTAAACTGAGATTAGGGCATCTCAAAAAG GAGGAGGCTGAGATCCAGGCAGAGCTGGAGAGGCTGGAACGTGTCCGGAACCTGCACATTAGGGAGCTAAAGAGAATCCACAACGAAGACAACTCACA ATTCAAAGATCATCCGACCCTCAACGACCGCTACCTGCTGCTCCACCTTCTCGGGCGAGGTGGCTTCAGTGAAGTTTATAAG GCATTTGACCTGACAGAACAGCGGTACGTCGCGGTCAAAATCCACCAGCTGAACAAGAACTGGAGGGACGAGAAGAAGGAGAACTATCACAA ACATGCGTGCCGGGAGTATAGAATTCACAAAGAGCTTGATCACCCGCGGATAGTCCGCCTCTACGACTACTTTTCACTTGACACCGACTC GTTCTGCACGGTGCTGGAGTATTGCGAGGGGAACGACCTTGACTTCTACCTGAAGCAGCACAAGCTCATGTCGGAGAAGGAGGGCCGCTCCATCATAATGCAGATCGTCAACGCCCTCAAGTATCTGAACGAGATCCGACCGCCCATCATCCACTATGACCTCAAACCAG GTAACATCCTTCTGGTGAACGGAACGGCCTGTGGAGAGATCAAAATCACAGACTTCGGCCTGTCCAAGATCATGGATGATGACAGTTACAACTCTGTTGACGGCATGGAGCTGACGTCCCAAGGAGCAGGCACATACTG GTACCTGCCCCCAGAGTGCTTTGTGGTTGGCAAGGAGCCTCCTAAAATATCCAGCAAGGTGGATGTGTGGTCAGTGGGAGTCATATTCTACCAGTGCTTGTATGGTCGCAAG CCTTTCGGTCACAACCAGTCCCAGCAGGACATCCTGCAGGAAAACACAATACTGAAGGCAACCGAGGTGCAGTTCCCCCCAAAGCCAGTAGTCACACCTGAAGCAAAG GCCTTTATAAAGCGCTGCCTGGTCTATCGCAAAGAGGACCGCATCGACGTGCACCAGCTGGCCAGTGACCCCTTTCTCATGCCCCATATCCGCAAGTCGGTGGCCTCCTCGGGAGGCTCGGGCACCGCCATGgcgtccacctccagctcctccaacaGCAGTGCTTCAAACTGA